A part of Kineococcus endophyticus genomic DNA contains:
- a CDS encoding MarR family transcriptional regulator yields the protein MNAQVTGLGTQLRRLLDRLERDVADLGAELGLEGHRPRYSPVVRAVLARGPLTITGVADATGVTHSAASQTVAQMRRDGWLQAARGADGRERVVDLTEHARELVPLLEQEWRTTEAAVADLDAELPMPLAELLTLAEAALDRRSLRERMR from the coding sequence GTGAACGCGCAGGTCACGGGCCTGGGGACGCAGCTGCGGCGGCTGCTCGACCGGCTCGAGCGCGACGTCGCGGACCTCGGTGCCGAGCTGGGGCTGGAGGGCCACCGCCCCCGGTACTCCCCCGTCGTGCGGGCCGTCCTCGCGCGCGGGCCGCTGACCATCACCGGGGTCGCGGACGCGACGGGCGTGACGCACTCCGCCGCCAGCCAGACCGTCGCGCAGATGCGGCGCGACGGGTGGCTGCAGGCGGCCCGCGGGGCGGACGGCCGCGAGCGGGTCGTGGACCTCACCGAGCACGCACGCGAGCTCGTCCCGCTGCTGGAGCAGGAGTGGCGGACGACGGAGGCCGCCGTCGCCGACCTCGACGCCGAGCTGCCGATGCCGCTGGCCGAGCTGCTGACGCTGGCCGAGGCGGCGCTGGACCGGCGCTCGCTGCGGGAGCGGATGCGCTGA
- a CDS encoding LLM class flavin-dependent oxidoreductase, whose protein sequence is MEIGISAFAETTPYPGTGTTISHADRLREVVEEIELADQVGLDVYGLGEHHRPDYAASAPAVVLAAAATRTSRIRLSTAVTVLSSDDPVRVFQQFATLDGLSDGRAEIMAGRGSFIESFPLFGYDLDAYDELFAEKLDLLLAIRENPSSVTWPGGKHRAGIPGLGVFPLPVQPKLPVWIAVGGNPESVVRAGTLGLPLAIAIIGGMPEQFAPLADLYRQAGRKAGHDESLLRIATHSHGFVAPTTQQATSVHFKPYQGVMNQLGQERGWGYFSHTSYEAARSRRGALLVGSPEEVAEKILFQHEHLGIDRFMLHLSAGTMPHADVMKAVELLGTEVAPLVRKELS, encoded by the coding sequence GTGGAGATCGGGATCAGCGCGTTCGCGGAGACCACGCCGTACCCGGGGACGGGTACGACCATCTCGCACGCCGATCGGCTGCGAGAAGTCGTGGAGGAGATCGAGCTCGCCGACCAGGTCGGGCTCGACGTCTACGGCCTCGGCGAGCACCACCGCCCCGACTACGCGGCGTCCGCCCCGGCCGTCGTCCTGGCCGCCGCGGCCACCCGCACGTCCCGCATCCGGCTCTCGACGGCCGTCACCGTGCTGTCCTCGGACGACCCCGTCCGGGTGTTCCAGCAGTTCGCCACGCTGGACGGGCTGTCGGACGGGCGCGCGGAGATCATGGCCGGCCGCGGCTCGTTCATCGAGTCGTTCCCGCTCTTCGGCTACGACCTCGACGCCTACGACGAGCTGTTCGCCGAGAAGCTGGACCTGCTGCTCGCGATCCGGGAGAACCCCTCCTCGGTGACGTGGCCGGGCGGGAAGCACCGCGCCGGGATCCCCGGGCTGGGCGTCTTCCCCCTGCCCGTCCAGCCGAAGCTGCCGGTGTGGATCGCCGTCGGCGGCAACCCCGAGTCCGTCGTGCGCGCCGGCACCCTCGGCCTGCCGCTGGCCATCGCGATCATCGGTGGCATGCCGGAGCAGTTCGCCCCGCTGGCCGACCTCTACCGCCAGGCGGGGCGCAAGGCCGGGCACGACGAGTCGCTGCTGCGCATCGCGACGCACTCGCACGGGTTCGTCGCCCCGACGACGCAGCAGGCGACGTCCGTGCACTTCAAGCCCTACCAGGGCGTCATGAACCAGCTGGGGCAGGAGCGCGGCTGGGGGTACTTCTCGCACACGTCGTACGAGGCCGCCCGCAGCCGCCGCGGCGCCCTGCTCGTCGGGTCGCCCGAGGAGGTCGCGGAGAAGATCCTCTTCCAGCACGAGCACCTGGGGATCGACCGGTTCATGCTGCACCTGTCCGCCGGGACGATGCCGCACGCGGACGTCATGAAGGCCGTCGAGCTGCTGGGGACCGAAGTCGCGCCGCTCGTGCGCAAGGAGCTGAGCTGA
- a CDS encoding VOC family protein yields MRIDHVVLPVPDVRRSAAFWRDALGLTVHEAEASCVVEVGWTSLQLVPDPDAQPGTQHLAITVPGDAGPAALAWLRERATVLGDGLVELSPSWDGCSVYFEDAPGGTVLELVARRRLPHRLGGAAFGPEHLLGVSEVGVPVACVPTARERLARGAGLPTFGGPGSPQFTAVGDDEGLLVLVAPDRPWFPTRDRPARATRLDVTLSGTRGRGALLLNPGTLVSYR; encoded by the coding sequence GTGCGCATCGACCACGTCGTCCTCCCCGTCCCCGACGTCCGCCGCAGCGCGGCCTTCTGGCGCGACGCCCTCGGGCTGACCGTCCACGAGGCCGAGGCCAGCTGTGTCGTGGAGGTGGGTTGGACGTCGCTGCAGCTCGTCCCCGACCCCGACGCGCAGCCCGGCACGCAGCACCTGGCGATCACCGTCCCCGGGGACGCCGGACCCGCCGCCCTGGCCTGGCTGCGGGAGCGGGCGACGGTCCTGGGCGACGGGCTCGTGGAGCTGTCGCCGTCGTGGGACGGCTGCTCGGTCTACTTCGAGGACGCCCCGGGGGGCACGGTGCTCGAGCTGGTCGCGCGGCGTCGCCTCCCGCACCGGCTCGGCGGTGCGGCGTTCGGGCCGGAGCACCTGCTGGGCGTCAGCGAGGTCGGCGTGCCCGTCGCGTGCGTCCCGACGGCGCGCGAGCGGCTGGCGCGCGGAGCGGGGCTGCCGACGTTCGGCGGGCCGGGGTCGCCGCAGTTCACGGCCGTCGGCGACGACGAGGGACTGCTCGTGCTCGTCGCCCCGGACCGGCCCTGGTTCCCGACGCGGGACCGGCCGGCCCGCGCGACCCGGCTGGACGTCACGCTGTCGGGGACACGCGGTCGTGGCGCTCTGCTGCTGAACCCGGGTACGCTCGTCTCGTATCGTTGA
- a CDS encoding PHP domain-containing protein translates to MLPPDGHVHSQFSWDARNVGAMRETCARAVALGLPSVAFTEHVDLTPFRAGFLVDEHGEFVVDGILRAPLPDADAYRESLDRCRAEFADLVVLSGREVGQPHPHAAELAALEPVDRVVGSLHCLWDGEAYAEPWLLTESRPAPDVFRDYLAEVCRMTTADFDTFAHIDYPVRSWPGEFDPADFEEELRTALRALASTQRCLEYNTRLPLHPTVLRWWVQEGGERLTFGSDAHHPGAVGHGLAEAGALARSVGFVPDRRQQDPWVRA, encoded by the coding sequence GTGCTGCCCCCCGACGGTCACGTGCACAGCCAGTTCTCCTGGGACGCGCGGAACGTCGGCGCGATGCGGGAGACGTGCGCCCGTGCCGTCGCCCTCGGCCTGCCGTCCGTCGCGTTCACCGAGCACGTCGACCTCACCCCGTTCCGCGCGGGTTTCCTCGTCGATGAGCACGGCGAGTTCGTCGTCGACGGGATCCTGCGGGCGCCGTTGCCGGACGCGGACGCCTACCGCGAGAGCCTGGACCGCTGCCGCGCCGAGTTCGCCGACCTCGTCGTCCTCAGCGGCCGGGAGGTGGGTCAGCCGCACCCGCACGCCGCGGAACTGGCCGCGCTGGAACCCGTCGACCGCGTCGTGGGGTCGCTGCACTGCCTGTGGGACGGGGAGGCATACGCCGAACCGTGGCTCCTCACCGAGAGCCGCCCCGCGCCGGACGTGTTCCGCGACTACCTCGCCGAGGTGTGCCGGATGACGACGGCGGACTTCGACACGTTCGCGCACATCGACTACCCCGTCCGCAGCTGGCCGGGGGAGTTCGACCCGGCGGACTTCGAGGAGGAGCTCCGCACCGCCCTGCGGGCGCTCGCCTCGACGCAGCGGTGCCTGGAGTACAACACCCGGCTGCCGCTGCACCCGACCGTGCTGCGGTGGTGGGTCCAGGAGGGCGGCGAACGCCTGACGTTCGGCAGCGACGCGCACCACCCCGGTGCCGTCGGGCACGGCCTGGCGGAGGCGGGAGCGCTCGCGCGGTCGGTCGGCTTCGTCCCGGATCGCCGGCAGCAGGACCCGTGGGTGCGCGCATGA
- a CDS encoding DUF4241 domain-containing protein, which translates to MLLWAVPRGPVLPLVLLPVLLFVGCATPGAAPAPQTPSPTDATTTTPAAVPTVAFRACAGDPPRPGTTHLAPPASVGFPASPPDVPAMTGPVHLEHAVTLRLPTGSLLGGPGADAVWASSTSGAEPFPVADGPVDADVTVEVWDPGDGGRVAWLELSFADAEVVRWASVDGLGILTDGGDGGFWSPAAPPVDLEADGTLAPDDLGAAFDAYLAAADPPGRLGPLCLVRSTDGVDDGVVFSTGVGDGGYPTYAGYDAEGRVVSVLSDGGMPWETAGTTGGLPVGYAPLEE; encoded by the coding sequence GTGCTCCTCTGGGCCGTGCCCCGCGGTCCCGTCCTGCCCCTCGTCCTGCTCCCCGTGCTGCTGTTCGTCGGGTGCGCCACCCCGGGCGCGGCGCCCGCGCCGCAGACCCCCTCGCCGACGGACGCCACGACGACCACTCCCGCGGCCGTGCCGACCGTGGCGTTCCGGGCCTGCGCCGGCGACCCGCCGCGGCCCGGCACCACCCACCTGGCACCCCCGGCGAGCGTGGGGTTCCCGGCGTCGCCGCCGGACGTGCCGGCGATGACGGGGCCGGTGCACCTCGAGCACGCGGTGACCCTGCGCCTGCCGACGGGCTCCCTCCTCGGTGGTCCCGGCGCGGACGCCGTGTGGGCGTCCTCGACCTCGGGTGCCGAGCCGTTCCCCGTCGCGGACGGGCCGGTCGACGCCGACGTCACCGTGGAGGTCTGGGACCCGGGCGACGGTGGCCGGGTCGCCTGGCTGGAGCTGTCGTTCGCGGACGCCGAGGTGGTGCGGTGGGCCTCGGTCGACGGGCTGGGCATCCTCACCGACGGCGGTGACGGCGGCTTCTGGTCCCCGGCCGCCCCGCCGGTCGACCTCGAGGCCGACGGCACCCTCGCGCCGGACGACCTCGGCGCCGCCTTCGACGCCTACCTCGCCGCCGCCGACCCGCCCGGCCGCCTCGGGCCCCTCTGCCTGGTCCGCTCGACCGACGGCGTGGACGACGGGGTCGTCTTCTCGACCGGCGTCGGCGACGGGGGCTACCCCACCTACGCGGGCTACGACGCCGAGGGTCGCGTGGTGTCCGTGCTCAGCGACGGTGGGATGCCGTGGGAGACCGCCGGGACGACCGGCGGCCTGCCCGTGGGGTACGCCCCGCTCGAGGAGTGA
- the pruA gene encoding L-glutamate gamma-semialdehyde dehydrogenase — MQSVTDVPAPRNEPIHGYAPGSPERKLLTDALAAHVANPVELTQTIGGREVPGGGDRVDVVQPHQHASVLGTFGTATRDQARAAADAALAARRDWAAMDYDDRAAVFLRAADLLAGPWREKVAAATMLGQSKTAQQAEIDAPCELVDFWRFNVAFGRRLLEEQPISSPGVWNRLDHRPLEGFVYAITPFNFTAIAGNLPTAPALMGNTVVWKPSPTQTLAAWHTMKLLEAAGLPPGVVNLITGDGKDASDVLLADPNLAGIHFTGSTATFQHLWRTVGENIGNYRTYPRLVGETGGKDFVVAHPSADPATLSTALTLGAFEYQGQKCSAASRAFVPKSVWDVMGEEFLATVDSLTYGDVTDLSNFGGAVIDARSYAKNVAAIERARSTDGLTIAAGGTYDDSEGYFVRPTVVLGQDPSDDAFCSEYFGPFLAVHVYDDSRPGAWADVLRTVDEGAPYGLTGSVIATDRAAVAEASQALRFAAGNFYVNDKPTGAVVGQQPFGGSRASGTNDKAGSILNLQRWTSPRAVKETFVAPTTHVYPHMG; from the coding sequence GTGCAGTCCGTGACCGACGTCCCCGCCCCGCGCAACGAACCGATCCACGGGTACGCCCCCGGAAGCCCCGAGCGCAAGCTCCTCACCGACGCCCTCGCCGCGCACGTCGCGAACCCCGTCGAGCTCACCCAGACCATCGGCGGGCGGGAGGTGCCCGGCGGCGGAGACCGCGTCGACGTCGTCCAGCCGCACCAGCACGCGAGCGTGCTCGGCACGTTCGGGACGGCGACCCGCGACCAGGCCCGCGCGGCCGCCGACGCAGCGCTCGCCGCCCGCCGCGACTGGGCCGCGATGGACTACGACGACCGCGCCGCGGTGTTCCTGCGCGCGGCCGACCTGCTCGCCGGACCGTGGCGCGAGAAGGTCGCCGCCGCGACGATGCTGGGGCAGTCGAAGACCGCGCAGCAGGCCGAGATCGACGCACCCTGCGAACTCGTCGACTTCTGGCGCTTCAACGTCGCGTTCGGCCGTCGGCTGCTCGAGGAGCAGCCGATCTCGAGCCCCGGGGTGTGGAACCGCCTCGACCACCGTCCGCTCGAGGGTTTCGTCTACGCCATCACGCCGTTCAACTTCACGGCCATCGCGGGGAACCTGCCGACGGCGCCCGCGCTCATGGGGAACACCGTCGTGTGGAAACCCTCTCCGACGCAGACGCTCGCGGCGTGGCACACGATGAAGCTGCTCGAGGCCGCCGGGTTGCCGCCGGGCGTCGTCAACCTCATCACCGGGGACGGCAAGGACGCCTCCGACGTCCTGCTGGCCGACCCGAACCTCGCCGGCATCCACTTCACCGGCTCCACCGCGACGTTCCAGCACCTGTGGCGGACGGTCGGGGAGAACATCGGGAACTACCGCACCTACCCGCGCCTGGTGGGGGAGACGGGTGGGAAGGACTTCGTCGTCGCGCACCCCTCGGCCGACCCCGCGACCCTGTCGACGGCGCTCACCCTCGGCGCGTTCGAGTACCAGGGGCAGAAGTGCTCCGCGGCCTCGCGCGCGTTCGTCCCGAAGTCCGTCTGGGACGTCATGGGTGAGGAGTTCCTCGCCACCGTGGACTCCCTCACGTACGGCGACGTCACCGACCTGTCGAACTTCGGCGGCGCCGTCATCGACGCCCGCAGCTACGCCAAGAACGTCGCCGCGATCGAGCGCGCCCGCAGCACCGACGGCCTCACCATCGCCGCCGGCGGGACGTACGACGACTCCGAGGGGTACTTCGTCCGCCCGACCGTGGTCCTCGGGCAGGACCCGTCCGACGACGCGTTCTGCAGCGAGTACTTCGGTCCGTTCCTCGCCGTCCACGTCTACGACGACTCCCGCCCCGGCGCGTGGGCCGACGTCCTGCGAACCGTCGACGAGGGCGCCCCCTACGGGCTGACGGGGTCGGTCATCGCCACCGACCGCGCGGCCGTCGCCGAGGCGTCGCAGGCCCTGCGGTTCGCCGCCGGGAACTTCTACGTCAACGACAAGCCGACGGGCGCGGTCGTGGGGCAGCAGCCGTTCGGGGGTTCCCGCGCCTCGGGCACCAACGACAAGGCCGGCTCGATCCTCAACCTCCAGCGGTGGACGAGCCCGCGGGCGGTCAAGGAGACGTTCGTCGCGCCGACGACGCACGTGTACCCGCACATGGGCTGA
- a CDS encoding putative immunity protein, translated as MILPAVRDPRLVTVRRGGSLTDHDHHLLALWAADCAEHVLELFERERPDDRRPREAVDAARAWVAGALPMMESRARGGHAMGAARPLRGAARFAAYAAGQAACVAHVAEHDLGAAAYAIKAVAAAAGVDAGRHERDRQRDRLPAAVRSLVLEDQERRDPICWGVFSA; from the coding sequence GTGATCCTGCCGGCCGTCCGCGACCCGCGCCTGGTCACCGTCCGCCGCGGCGGCTCCCTGACGGACCACGACCACCACCTGCTGGCGCTGTGGGCGGCGGACTGCGCCGAGCACGTCCTGGAGCTGTTCGAGCGCGAGCGCCCGGACGACCGGCGCCCGCGCGAGGCCGTCGACGCCGCGCGGGCCTGGGTGGCGGGGGCGCTGCCGATGATGGAGAGCCGGGCCCGCGGCGGGCACGCGATGGGGGCCGCGCGTCCCCTGCGCGGGGCGGCCCGCTTCGCCGCGTACGCCGCGGGGCAGGCCGCGTGCGTGGCCCACGTCGCCGAGCACGACCTCGGGGCGGCCGCGTACGCGATCAAGGCGGTCGCGGCCGCCGCGGGTGTGGACGCCGGGCGGCACGAGCGGGACCGCCAGCGCGACCGGTTGCCGGCGGCTGTCCGGTCCCTGGTGCTGGAGGACCAGGAGCGGCGCGACCCGATCTGCTGGGGTGTGTTCTCCGCTTAG
- a CDS encoding phage holin family protein yields the protein MTQPTGSGTRTDDLSVSHGPGPAASTTEHRRDESVGQLVSQLTEQMSRLVKDEVQLAKVDLTAKGKKAGIGIGMFSGAGLLAFFGFGALVTTAILGLAYLVPAWLSALIVGVVLFAIAAVLALMGKKEVSEATPPVPQAAVDGLKQDVQTVKEGLHR from the coding sequence ATGACTCAACCCACGGGGTCCGGAACCCGGACCGACGACCTGAGCGTGTCGCACGGCCCGGGCCCGGCCGCGTCGACGACGGAGCACCGCCGCGACGAGAGCGTCGGACAGCTCGTCAGCCAGCTCACCGAGCAGATGTCCCGGTTGGTCAAGGACGAGGTGCAGCTCGCCAAGGTCGACCTCACCGCCAAGGGCAAGAAGGCCGGCATCGGGATCGGGATGTTCTCCGGTGCCGGCCTGCTCGCGTTCTTCGGGTTCGGGGCGCTCGTGACGACCGCGATCCTGGGTCTGGCGTACCTCGTACCGGCCTGGCTGTCCGCGCTCATCGTCGGCGTCGTCCTCTTCGCCATCGCCGCGGTCCTGGCCCTGATGGGCAAGAAGGAGGTCTCGGAGGCCACGCCGCCGGTGCCGCAGGCGGCCGTGGACGGCCTCAAGCAGGACGTCCAGACGGTGAAGGAAGGGCTGCACCGGTGA
- a CDS encoding DUF3618 domain-containing protein has translation MSTPTPGTGPVPTDRDALVEDIEKTRERLAQTADALAAKADVKAQASAKVEDLKATAQHRVRETSERAPGTPPQQTAVLVGVIVAATAFAVWLVVRKR, from the coding sequence GTGAGCACCCCCACCCCCGGCACGGGGCCTGTCCCCACCGACCGCGACGCCCTCGTCGAGGACATCGAGAAGACCCGCGAGCGCCTCGCGCAGACCGCCGACGCGCTCGCCGCGAAGGCCGACGTCAAGGCCCAGGCCTCGGCGAAGGTCGAGGACCTCAAGGCGACGGCGCAGCACCGCGTCCGCGAGACGAGCGAACGCGCGCCCGGCACCCCGCCGCAGCAGACCGCCGTGCTCGTGGGCGTCATCGTCGCCGCGACGGCGTTCGCCGTGTGGCTCGTCGTCCGGAAGCGGTGA
- a CDS encoding proline dehydrogenase family protein, which produces MFGQLLLGVAGNDGVRRLVTGSSLSRPVVSRFIAGDDVDAAAGAVRDLTAQGIAVTLDRLGEDITAPEQADETVTGYTELLERLAGEGLTTGNEISIKLSALGQGLGPDGPRRATERAHLLVERAHALGVDVTVDMEDHTRVDDTLTTVRALRADFPRTGCVLQAMLRRTEGDARDLAHEGSRVRLVKGAYNEPPEVAYPAKADVDKAYVRCLRILLDGGAYPMIATHDLRIVALAEELLSGRPQGSAEFQMLYGIRAGEQQRLARDHTVRVYVPYGTDWYGYFSRRLAERPANLAFFARSLVAG; this is translated from the coding sequence GTGTTCGGACAACTCCTCCTGGGCGTCGCCGGCAACGACGGTGTGCGCCGGCTCGTGACCGGCAGCAGCCTCAGCCGGCCCGTCGTCTCCCGCTTCATCGCCGGTGACGACGTCGACGCGGCCGCCGGCGCGGTCCGCGACCTCACGGCGCAGGGCATCGCCGTGACCCTCGACCGGCTCGGCGAGGACATCACCGCGCCCGAGCAGGCCGACGAGACCGTCACCGGGTACACCGAGCTCCTCGAACGCCTCGCCGGCGAGGGCCTCACCACCGGCAACGAGATCTCGATCAAGCTCTCCGCCCTCGGCCAGGGACTCGGCCCCGACGGTCCCCGCCGGGCCACCGAGCGCGCCCACCTCCTCGTCGAGCGGGCGCACGCCCTCGGCGTCGACGTCACCGTCGACATGGAGGACCACACGCGCGTCGACGACACCCTGACGACGGTCCGCGCGCTGCGCGCCGACTTCCCGCGCACCGGCTGCGTCCTGCAGGCGATGCTGCGCCGCACCGAGGGCGACGCCCGCGACCTCGCGCACGAGGGTTCCCGCGTCCGCCTCGTCAAGGGCGCCTACAACGAACCGCCGGAGGTCGCGTACCCGGCGAAGGCCGACGTCGACAAGGCGTACGTCCGGTGCCTGCGGATCCTGCTGGACGGTGGCGCCTACCCGATGATCGCCACCCACGACCTGCGCATCGTCGCCCTGGCCGAGGAACTCCTGAGCGGCAGGCCGCAGGGGTCGGCGGAGTTCCAGATGCTCTACGGCATCCGCGCCGGCGAGCAGCAGCGCCTGGCCCGCGACCACACTGTCCGCGTCTACGTGCCCTACGGCACCGACTGGTACGGGTACTTCTCCCGGCGCCTCGCCGAACGCCCGGCCAACCTCGCGTTCTTCGCCCGCTCCCTCGTCGCCGGCTGA
- the pip gene encoding prolyl aminopeptidase — MAGYPEGAPHAQGMLDVGDGHRVAWWVSGNPAGTPAVVLHGGPGGRATPGWRRHLDPDRYRIVQFDQRNCGSSTPSAADDVVDLSANTTPHLLADVERLREHLGVERWLVLGASWGSTLGLAYAQQHPERVRALVLFSVATTTRREVDWITRDVGRVFPREWEAFRDAVPPTERDGDLAAAYARLLHDPDPGVRHRAARDWCTWEDVHVSLAPGHQPNPRYEDPAFRLAFARLVTHYLAAAGFLADLAPGGDLVAGADRLAGIPGVLVHGRLDVSSPLDIAWRLHGSWPGSELVVVEDAGHGGDAFLAPVTAATDRFAGTP, encoded by the coding sequence GTGGCCGGCTACCCGGAGGGCGCACCGCACGCGCAGGGGATGCTCGACGTGGGCGACGGCCACCGCGTCGCGTGGTGGGTCAGCGGGAACCCCGCCGGGACACCTGCCGTCGTCCTGCACGGCGGACCGGGCGGCCGCGCGACGCCGGGGTGGCGGCGCCACCTGGACCCCGACCGCTACCGGATCGTCCAGTTCGACCAGCGGAACTGCGGTTCCAGCACCCCGTCGGCCGCGGACGACGTCGTCGACCTGTCCGCCAACACCACCCCGCACCTGCTGGCCGACGTCGAGCGACTGCGCGAGCACCTCGGCGTGGAGCGGTGGCTCGTCCTGGGGGCGTCGTGGGGCAGCACGCTGGGACTGGCCTACGCGCAGCAGCACCCCGAGCGCGTTCGGGCGCTCGTCCTGTTCTCGGTGGCGACGACGACGCGTCGGGAGGTCGACTGGATCACCCGCGACGTCGGCCGCGTCTTCCCCCGCGAGTGGGAGGCGTTCCGCGACGCCGTCCCGCCGACCGAGCGCGACGGCGACCTCGCCGCGGCGTACGCGCGGTTGCTGCACGACCCCGACCCGGGCGTCCGGCACCGCGCGGCCCGGGACTGGTGCACCTGGGAGGACGTCCACGTCTCCCTCGCCCCGGGCCACCAGCCGAACCCGCGCTACGAGGACCCGGCGTTCCGCCTCGCCTTCGCCCGCCTCGTCACCCACTACCTCGCGGCCGCGGGGTTCCTCGCCGACCTCGCCCCGGGCGGTGACCTCGTGGCGGGCGCGGACCGGCTCGCCGGCATCCCGGGTGTCCTCGTCCACGGCCGGCTCGACGTCTCCAGCCCGCTCGACATCGCCTGGCGGTTGCACGGCTCCTGGCCCGGCAGCGAGCTCGTCGTCGTGGAGGACGCCGGGCACGGCGGCGACGCGTTCCTCGCGCCCGTCACCGCCGCCACCGACCGTTTCGCCGGCACGCCGTGA
- a CDS encoding DUF4235 domain-containing protein, producing MNAAKLVYRPIGLATGALGGVLAGAVVKQVWRKASGEEDAPDALQHEYPWKEVLLSAALQGLVFAVVKAASDRGGAVLFEKLTGSWPGD from the coding sequence GTGAACGCGGCCAAGCTCGTCTACCGCCCCATCGGCCTCGCGACCGGCGCCCTCGGCGGCGTCCTGGCCGGCGCCGTCGTGAAGCAGGTGTGGCGCAAGGCCTCCGGCGAGGAGGACGCCCCCGACGCGCTGCAGCACGAGTACCCCTGGAAGGAGGTGCTGCTGTCGGCGGCCCTCCAGGGCCTCGTGTTCGCGGTGGTCAAGGCCGCCTCCGACCGGGGCGGCGCGGTGCTGTTCGAGAAGCTCACCGGCTCCTGGCCGGGCGACTGA
- a CDS encoding PucR family transcriptional regulator produces MNPTDQVQDLVDTVAELTGAPVTLEDRDLLLVASSGHDDDIDDVRRRSILRRRSDPRVQELFAGFGIARATGPLRIPGDAASGRLARWCLPVRWRGVTYGYLWLLDPHERVREEHLDRVRDALDLVAAHLATRARTADRTTWAVGELLSTDAGSRARAVEELQRDGLLTPTVAVVAIAPVDGGPTGAVNGWLLPRAVLSAAVGHRAALVVPTPLGGRDVAERAAAALVSQHPGGLAVGVSGVVAAGSAHTGWQQADAALRSGGAGVREWERLGALRLHALGDPAALADVVLDERARRLLATEPDLVLTARTYLDLAGSAQRTAEALSIHRQTLYHRLRRITAVSGFDLDDGRDRLALHLALVLGG; encoded by the coding sequence GTGAACCCGACCGACCAGGTGCAGGACCTCGTCGACACCGTGGCCGAGCTCACCGGCGCCCCGGTGACGCTCGAGGACCGCGACCTCCTGCTCGTCGCCAGCTCCGGCCACGACGACGACATCGACGACGTCCGCCGCCGGTCGATCCTGCGCCGCCGCTCGGACCCGCGGGTGCAGGAGCTGTTCGCCGGGTTCGGGATCGCGCGGGCGACCGGACCGCTGCGCATCCCCGGCGACGCCGCGTCCGGACGGCTCGCCCGCTGGTGCCTGCCGGTGCGCTGGCGCGGGGTCACGTACGGGTACCTGTGGCTCCTGGACCCGCACGAGCGCGTGCGCGAGGAGCACCTCGACCGGGTCCGCGACGCCCTCGACCTCGTGGCGGCGCACCTCGCGACGCGGGCCCGGACGGCCGACCGCACGACATGGGCCGTCGGGGAGCTGCTGTCCACCGACGCGGGGTCACGCGCCCGGGCGGTGGAGGAGCTGCAGCGTGACGGTCTGCTCACCCCGACCGTCGCCGTCGTCGCCATCGCCCCCGTCGACGGCGGGCCGACCGGCGCGGTCAACGGCTGGCTGCTGCCCCGGGCGGTCCTGTCCGCCGCCGTCGGCCACCGCGCGGCCCTCGTCGTCCCGACGCCGCTGGGGGGTCGCGACGTCGCCGAGCGCGCGGCGGCCGCGCTCGTGTCCCAGCACCCGGGGGGACTGGCCGTGGGGGTGTCGGGCGTCGTCGCCGCCGGGTCCGCGCACACCGGGTGGCAGCAGGCCGATGCGGCGCTGCGCTCCGGCGGCGCCGGGGTGCGGGAGTGGGAGCGGCTCGGCGCGCTGCGACTGCACGCCCTCGGCGACCCGGCCGCGCTCGCGGACGTCGTGCTCGACGAACGCGCGCGCCGGCTGCTGGCCACCGAACCCGACCTCGTCCTCACGGCGCGGACCTACCTCGACCTCGCCGGGTCGGCGCAGCGGACGGCCGAGGCCCTGTCGATCCACCGGCAGACGCTCTACCACCGGCTGCGGCGGATCACGGCCGTCAGCGGGTTCGACCTCGACGACGGGCGGGACCGGCTGGCCCTGCACCTGGCGCTGGTGCTGGGCGGCTGA
- the soxR gene encoding redox-sensitive transcriptional activator SoxR, which produces MAELLSIGTVAARAGVSVAALRHYEERGLVHPVRDAAGRRRFPRHVLRRLAVVAAGQRVGLSLADIAEALSTLPTDRAPSAREWAGVGKRWQMLLDQRIRELQILRTSLTGCIGCGCLSMTRCTLFNPHDEAAAEGEGSRWLREATTDGEPMV; this is translated from the coding sequence GTGGCGGAGCTGCTGAGCATCGGGACGGTCGCGGCGCGGGCGGGGGTGTCCGTCGCGGCGCTGCGGCACTACGAGGAGCGCGGACTCGTGCACCCGGTGCGGGACGCCGCCGGCCGGCGCCGCTTCCCCCGCCACGTCCTGCGCCGCCTCGCGGTCGTCGCGGCGGGTCAGCGCGTCGGCCTGTCGCTGGCCGACATCGCCGAGGCCCTGTCGACGCTGCCGACCGACCGCGCCCCCTCGGCGCGGGAGTGGGCGGGCGTGGGGAAGCGGTGGCAGATGCTCCTCGACCAGCGCATCCGCGAGCTCCAGATCCTGCGGACGTCCCTCACGGGCTGCATCGGCTGCGGGTGCCTGTCGATGACCCGGTGCACCCTGTTCAACCCTCACGACGAGGCGGCCGCCGAGGGCGAGGGGTCTCGGTGGCTGCGCGAGGCGACCACGGACGGTGAGCCGATGGTCTAG